A stretch of Flavobacteriales bacterium DNA encodes these proteins:
- the accB gene encoding acetyl-CoA carboxylase biotin carboxyl carrier protein, translated as MDIKEIQELIKFVAKSGATEVNLEIDNVKISIKSPAKKGAVPETTIIQQIPVAQSPAAVMPAAAPAPAPAPVAEPTPAKAAESKDEDNYITVKSPMIGTFYRKPSPDKDTFVNVGDTVKPGDVICVIEAMKLFNEIESEISGKIVKVLVDDSTPVEYDQPLFLVDPS; from the coding sequence ATGGACATTAAAGAAATTCAAGAATTAATAAAGTTTGTTGCCAAATCAGGTGCGACAGAAGTCAATTTGGAAATTGATAATGTGAAAATATCAATTAAATCACCTGCTAAGAAAGGTGCTGTTCCAGAAACGACAATCATCCAGCAAATACCTGTAGCACAAAGCCCAGCAGCAGTAATGCCTGCGGCGGCTCCTGCACCAGCTCCTGCGCCAGTGGCCGAACCAACACCAGCCAAAGCAGCAGAAAGTAAAGATGAAGATAACTATATCACTGTAAAATCTCCTATGATTGGAACATTCTACAGAAAACCATCACCAGATAAAGATACCTTCGTAAATGTTGGTGATACCGTTAAGCCGGGTGATGTGATTTGTGTCATTGAGGCTATGAAGCTATTCAATGAGATTGAATCCGAGATAAGTGGAAAAATAGTCAAAGTATTGGTAGATGACTCTACGCCAGTAGAATATGACCAGCCATTATTTTTAGTCGATCCCTCATAA